The DNA sequence ttattatcattaatattaatgttGTCTTTTTGTTGTTGCTTCACATGCTGATCTTCTCTTTGATCGTTGTTATAATAATCCATGTCATCACTGGACATATAATCAAAGGAAGAGAAATTAGGATCAGTAGAAATATCTTTATTCAGATAATCATTTTTGAGATCACCTTCCTTATGTGATGTTACTTGAGAGTTATGGATTTTATTAGAATCATATTTAAGAATATGTTCTTGATTATCACCAATAAATTTTGAATTATTTcttgaatataaaatattggaAGGTATAATATtggaatataaaatattggaAGGTATAATATtggaatataaaatattagaaGGAATTATATTggaatgtattttatttatagaatAAAAATCTTTTCGATTAAATTGTCtattaatttcattattCATTTCAAAACTTATTTTAGTTATCATATCACTATTCAtatcattaaaaaattcGCTAGATATTTTACCAATCATTTCACTATTCATATCACTACTATATATGTCATTACTATATATGTCACTACTATATATGTCATtactatatatttcattactatatatatcacTATTAAATTcactatatatatctatattattattattatcatccttattattttgtttaaattctttaacaatttttaaagttttaatttcattattattcttatcatcattaatcaacgcttcattattatttacatatatttcaaaagatgtattactttttaatgttaacatatcattattaacatAACATGTACtaaataatttacatatctttttaaaaaaaaatatataattatatatattttcttcatttaatgGTTTCTTAAGAGaataatatcttttataataaaataaaatcgaATTTATATCTGATTGAAATTTATTTCTTCccatatgtaaaaataataaaaaactaTTCATaatcttttttaaatttaataatttcttataATCTATATTACTCATATTTATATGCtcaatatatgtattcattGTCTTACAAAAAGAATGtaatttcttatttattaaacataCCGGAGAATTCGTTATATTACTctcattaaaatatattttatatcttttcccgttatatttatttataggtataaataaattcatacgattttgtacatttatttttaaatgtacCATTATACTCTTCTCATCAAATACTTCTCCTTTAAAATTTTctactttttttaatatatcattactTATATCATATCCTAATATTAAACTATTACTTCTTctcatattatatgtaatgttATATCCTacatcttttaatttttttattaatacgaAATTACTAAACAAATTAAATTTCCCAGCAACGAAAAAGGTATACGGTTTATTAGAACTATCTTTCAATAATTCAGTACAATCCTTTTGTTTCTCTCTATTCAAAATGTAatcattatattctttttcaaaataatacTTATTTAACACTCTTAATATCTGCACTTTTCTTTTCTCATCTAAAATATCTTTTTCGTTTAAATAATCCTTTGATTTTATAACATCTTTATTATCTAAAGTGTCTTCTGATTTTATAACATCTTTATTATCAAAAATGTCTTTTGATTTTATAACATCTTCATTATCTAAGGTTTCTTTTGATTTTATAACATCTTTATTATCTAAGGTTTCTTTTGATTTTATAACATCTTTATTATCTAAGGTTTCTTTTGATTTTATAACATCTTTATTATCTAAGGTTTCTTTTGATTTTATAACATCTTTATTATCTAAGGTTTCTTTTGATTTTATAACATCTTTATTATCTAAAGATTCTCTTGATTTTATAACATCTTTATTATCTAAAGATTCCTTTGATTTTATAACATCTTTATTATCTAAAATGTCTTTTtcaatattacatttttgtatCTCTTGACAATAAttcttatcttcttttttattacttttctCTGTTGATTTTAGGCTATAATTCTTTGGACTCTTTTgtctttcctttttatttattggtTTATTAAGAGGGGTCttcttattcttattattatttcggttaatattatgatcactttttatattattgtcaccttttatattatgatcactttttatattcttatcatttatttctCTGTGgtcattcattttattagaaCATATCTTCGTGATACCTTTTGATGTGCTTGAACTTTTTAGACCTTCATTTGTCGTCATTAAAATTGGTACCGTTAGATTGGGCATTTTTAAATTAGAAATGGTTTTATTAGGTACCTTTTCGATAGGTGTCTTTTCCATAGGAACATTtctatttaattcttttagtATATTTTCTTGAGAGATGAATTTTCTTTCTATTGAATctatttcaattttttcttcttcattttcattcTCCATCATATCCTTAAGAGACACATTCTTTTCTtgttcgttttttttttttttttttttcttcacatttgaattattaaatatttctcCCTGTATACAAGTTTGCTTTccacttttatatttacttgtttttattatatttgtatcaGCAAATTTTCTGCTTTGTAAAACATTATTTAgttgattattattttgtacttTATATAATTCCTTGTGTTCACTTTGTTCTATTTTATGTTCTGTTTGTATTTGTGCTTGTATATGTTGTTCGTGTTTATTAGGagttttttcaatttttgttttcttccTGCTTTTGCATGTCATATCTAATTCATTATCAGATATTAAagttcttttatttattagatTCTTAGAATTGAATAGATGAAATGTGTTTCTTTTTCcgttatgaatattatttgatGCACTTTTTCTATGATCTGTCgaatttatcattttatcatcatcattattataatgattatagATATGACCATGTTCACGTTCATGTTCATATTCACGTTCATTTTCATGTTCATGTTCATGTTCATATTCACGTTCATGTTCATAATCATGatgatttaatttatttttttttatttttttatctttcttattataattttcataatcCGAAAttgattttcttttaaaaaaatttttattattaattttttcgttatttttattaatatctataatatttgtttgatttatatttttctttgtaattttattactatttaaTTCACTTCTCACAAGGCTGTTGTCGCTACTCGATTCACTTTCACCGttttcatcttcttcattaaTATTTACTGTAATTTCTAGATTTTCTCCAAAGAAATTGGCAATCGAAATTTTTCTTGATTTATTCGTTTGTTCTTTAGTATGATCACCTAAATcgacattttcttttttctcttGATTCAAACGTTTTTCCGAATTACaatgtttattattagaaGAGTAGCAAACATCACGTtcactattattattgttattattattatcattattgttattatcattatttttgttattatcattatttttgttattatcattatttttgttattatcattatttttgttattatcatcatttttgttattatcattatttttattattattattatttttatttgaagaaacatttttgtctttttcacttgaatcttttttttttaagatcgtatcacatattttattttttttcatatcctTAGATATGTtatcaataatattattacttacagcattatcatataaataattatgtttataacatttttcttttatattttttcctgaACATAATTCTATATTTTTGGTGTCAGGAGCTTCAAATAAGTCTTTTTCGCTAGTCGTATTTAAAGGTTCTAGTTTTATTATAGggctattattttttttttcatttaaccATATATCATCAGAAAtgtctattttttttaatattgtattttttgaatatgaatctaaatttttaaaattattgttATCTTTTATGAAACAATCGGGATTATCAAAAAAGTTTTCATTcgatttattattcttatcataattattaaatatttcacagctattattattattttgtatctcatcacttttattattttgtatctCCTtactattatcattttttatgtccttactattatcattttttatgtccttactattatcattttttatgtccttactattatcattttttatgtccttactattatcattttttatgtcctcattatttttatgcgtaacattattttgtttattatttttcgcTTTGAAAAAGtgtgttattttatttgtgtattctatcttttttaatttattatcattcgGATTTTTCTTATCTTTCTCCTTTTGTTTCTTCTTCCTGTTTTCATTtgaatctttttttttttctttatctttttcataCAATGTATTTACATTACCttcctttatattattcatattttttttgtcatatATAAGAAACGCTCTTCTTTAttccaaaaaattattacacaCATATGTGCACATATAAAAGTACacgcacatatatatatatatatatatttatttatttattttatttttgttcttaTGTATATTACCCTTTATTTATAagtcatttaaaaaaaaagagagagagagagagaaaaagagaaaaagagaaagaaaaagaaagaaggTAATTAAGAAAGCAAATGAGTAGGAAAGAAAGTAAGAAAGAAAGTAAGAAAGAAAGTAAGAAAGAAAGTAAGAAAGAAAGTAAGAAAGAAAGTAAGAAAGAAAGTAAGAAAGAAAGTAAGAAAGAAAGTAAGAAAGAAAGTAAGAAAGAAAGGAAGTAAGAAAGAAAGGAAGTACGTAAGAAAGTAAGAACGTAAGAACGAAATAAAGGATaagggaaaataaaaaaataaaaaaaaaatagctatgccttaatatatatataatattatatatatatatatttaagaataCGCGGGACATAAGAATAAGGTGATGTATTcgtatgaatattatattaagaaaaaaaatagcaaaaaaaaaaaaaaaaaaaaaaaaaaaatttataaatatattataatatatatatatatatataatatatatatatatttttttaatgctATATTTTTCGTATATTACAcaaatttttaaatcataTGAACTATAATACTAGTAATAATACAAGCTCCTgaggaaataataataaaaaaaaaaatataaaataaaaggcatattattataataaggaGAGTACatcaatatttaaataattaaatttttaataatcataataatatatatatatattatatatatatatatatatttgaaataataaaaaaataaaaattatcgGTTAATGCTATGCAcctaatttctttttttttctttttttttcttttttttttctttttttttcattttctttttaacaaaaaaggagaaaaatgaattatgAGGTCATaaagatttattatattaaaagaggacacatttatttttttttaatatattttattattttaataatatatttatatatttttcttttattctaataaaaagaagagataaattcattaattatataatatatataagggaattatttattttcctcTCATTTCctattgttttcttttttaaaaactttATGAGTATAATTTTACATCTTATCaggatatttttataatattccaTAAAACATCAAgacacaaaaataaaatacaaaaagaaagaagaatatataaaatatatataatatataagtatatttatacagacattataaatatatattaattatatatatatatattttcgaATGgtctttaaatttatttattctttgaGACTTATTTATCATGTGAAatcttatattttaaataaacacAAAAATTTGaacttttaaaaattaatatatatatatatatattaagaaaaataaaaaatatatataattttttaaaatccagataattaaaaaattacatgAATATTTAAGTACcatcattttatattactctttatatatatatatatatattatgtatgcaTCATATATGTCCTgcttacatttttatataaagaatgtagtttttttttctttttttctctttctttttccctcatgattttatatatatgtgctaagaaaataaattataacacgtttatattaatatgaataatttagTATCTTTACATGCGGGCATtatgtcatatatatatatatatatatcatcaaccatttataagaaaaaaaagaaaaaagaaaatacatttttataaaacatatttgtTTAGTAAACAAATTTgtctttaataaaaaaaaaaaaaattatacaacgtataacaaatattattcaaataataaaataatgttaaAATAATACAGCATTTAAAATAGTTcatttttatacttttttttgtcaggatataaatatattgaaatatatatatatattataatatatattatttatttgtatttattagGCTTTATTACCTTttgatgtttttttttttttttttttaaatataaatataaatataaatatatatatatatatgtacaaaggATTCATccttaaatattatatatataaatttttcatatatgtataaatatttgttcattaaataaatatataatatatatatatatatataatataatatatgcaaaaatatttcttctttttaatttaataaataaataatacatgtgaagaaataaaatatttgttctttctatataattttttttccacAAATAataggaaaatatattatatatattatatatatatatataattatgtagattttttttatattgttaatttaaaaatttttatgaaaaaaaaggggggtaatgttaaataataaaataaataaataaataaatatatatatatatatatatattatatatattattaatatgaaccatttatttataataaatcatatttataatatataatatttatttattataaaacattccacatatatatatatatatatatatatatatatatatatatttatttatttatttattttatattattttacctCCTACGAGCTCAATGATTTGTTtcttatttaaaaagaagaaagcATGAACGTTAAAGATGTGGATACCCTTTTAGATATTTTTAGAGGGGGGCCAGGTGTTCATACTTGCTCAGGTattgaaaattattttttagaaAACAATACGTTAGATGttgatattaaaaaagaattcaTAAAAAGGTTGGAGAACCCCACATTTTTATCAAAGTTTTGTATGTTAAAGAGAAAGTTCGTTTATAACTTTTTTCTAGTCAAAAAGgaaatagtaaaaaaaagGTTATGGActtatatagaaaatattattgataaattaaatgatgatgatattataaaagtacataaatatttagaaAAGGAATCTGGGAATGTTATTCATacctttttaaataatttatatttgtataaagatatggaaaataaaagaagaaggaggaaaaatataaaaagaaaaaaaaaagaaaaaaaaaaaagaaacaatcatgatatatataataattgtaatataaATTCGAATAAATTAGATTGTAATTTAccttataatttaaatttagaAAACATATTTTGGAAGcagataaatttaaaaaattataagaagaaatatttttatcatattaataaaaatataaactcTTTGTGGAAggtatatttatcatataacttgttaaatataaataaatgtgaaCGTAAAGatcttattaaaaatatattacacacattattaaaaaaagaatatgaacAATTAAGTTGTTTTGAATGGGATTCAAAagttgttttatataaattgttaaaaaatcaagatttaaaaaaatgttcacTGGAAAATTATACAGAAGATGATGTAACTAGTAACCCGAGCAATGATTTTGACAATACTGTGGATATAGATCTTAATATGAAGGaaaatgtacaaaataaagataagGTTCATGTTGGTGATAAAATTGGTTCCATTCCTGAAGGTGATAACATATGTCTTCAGACGGATGACCAAacatataatcataataataataatataatgttaaaaaaaaaaaaaaagtcatcagaaaatcatattttaataaatagtaataatgttttattaaattataataaaaattctgAATTATTAGATGATTGTTTCaaattatgtaataataataataataatgttcatatatatgataaaagtaATGTAAGTTACACAAATTTAAACGATTTAAAGAATGGATATTATAAAGATacagatataatatatgatttattattaaaatctaTAAAAGGagaaataaaattgaaaGTTAAGAATTTTGTTAAGGTTCATCAAGTTGGACAAGGAGCATATGGAGATGTTTGGATGGCagaagatataataaataatcaaaGAGTagctttaaaaaaattaaaattaaatgaagaaaaagatgGATTTGCAAAAACTTATATAAGAGAAATATCTATTTTAAATTCATTAAAACATGAAAATATTGTTGAATTAATTGGAGTAGTACATTCTATTTTACCtgtaaattttaataatcaaaatatgataaatcaATCTCCTCAAAATTCTCATCCTATTCATATAAATCACAATAACATTTTTCATAACAAGTTTTTtgatcaaaataattataaagattTTCTTATTACtgaaaagaattattttggtaataaaaaaaataggcGTACATTAAATGAAGATATGTTGTCAGTTGTAGATATATCATCAAATGAAGATATGTTGTCAGTTGTAGATATATCATCAAATGAAGATATGTTGTCAGTTGTAGATATATCATCAAATGAAGATATGTTGTCAGTTGTAGATATATCATCAAATGAAGATATGTTATCAGTTGTAGATATATCATCAAATGTAGACATATCACCAAATCAAGATATATCACCAAATCAAGATATATCACCAAATGATTGTTATAccttaaataatttattaaaccATAATCAGGTGGACCCATCCACTTCTCTTTCCATATCTTCATACGAAGATACGACTTCAAGTAATAGCTCCCATTCCAATTGTTCATCCTCGAGTGTATCTTCATTCATGTCATacgataaaaataaagaaaaaaaatcatgTATTTGGATGGTGTTTGAATATGTACCTTTTGATTTGTCAGGATATAGTGAACTTCTAAGAGAagaaagaaatgaaaaagaaagatataaatatgctAACTTATTCAGTATAGGTGaaatcaaaaatatttttatacaattaTTAAAAGCTTTAGATTATtgtcataaaaataatattatccaTAGAGATATTAAAATAGCTAATTTGTTAATAGATAATAATGGAATTTTAAAGCTAGCTGATTTTGGACTAGCTAGATTCCATTCTGATATTAATGCATCTAATATGACAAATAGAGTTATTACATTATGGTATAGACCACCAGAATTATTATTAGGTTCTGAAAATTATATGGCATCGGTTGATATGTGGAGTTGTGGTTGTGTTCTAGCAGAATTATTAACCAGCAATCCTTTATTTTCTGCGGAAAATGAAacagatatattaaaaattattgttAATAAGTTAGGGTTTCCAAATGAAagagatataaaatatttaagaaaTTTACCCTGCtggaatttattaaaattaaatccTATACAtccaaataatatacatcataatataaatcataataaaaaaatagaaacaGAAACTTCTATCAGAAATATACCTGGTGTAGGAGATCTAGGATTAGatcttattaaaaaatttttaaaatggaACCCATATGAAAGAATCACAGCTAGCGACGCCCTTAACCATCCATGGTTTAAGACACAACCTTTGTCTGAAAAAATACAccaaagaaataatattaaagcaGCTCATAGTTTTATGaccaaaaattataaaaaaagggaCCTACCCAAAAATACTTATTCgaaaattaatgaaaattttAGATTTATAAATGTAGGAAATTACAGAAAGGCTTATCTTCGAAGTAAATATAATGACCACCTCCTATATCTAAACTCACTTTCGTCAAAAAGGGATGTCCTCAAGGAGCAACCTCTCCAACAGAGTAATCAAAAAGGATAACACatgttatatgtatatatatatatatatttatatatttatatatttatatattatatttatatatattttttttttattaatttaattttttttttttttttttttttttttttgttcagtTGATAAGAAGACAGAAGAAGATAAAGAAACCAAAACGGAAACCACAAATATGGAGCAGAAGgataaaaaacataaagaattagtaaatattaaaaaggaaGATGAACCAGGAGAAACCAAAAAATGTAAAGTCGAATCGGTCACGGATTACAGTGATAGGGAAAATTTAAAACCCACTTTTGATAatgacataaaaaaaaatgaacacaAATTGAATTCAAATAAATCAGATATAGACAAAACTAGGAAATCAGCTACCATATCAAGAGACGGAAGCTTAAGAAGAAATGAAAGAAAGACAATAGCAgtgataaaatattatgaccATAAAATGAAAGAATATAATCATAACCGTAGCCCTAGTCATGCTAAAAAGTACAACAATGAAAAAagggaaaaggaaaaaaaaatcgaAGGTATAGATAATAGGAGGGAAAGCAACAACTATTTTAGGAGAAGTAGAGAAGGTATAGATGATAGGAGAAGATATTCAACCATTTGTAAAACGGGTTATAACAACGCAGATGTGTATAGGGATAGAATAAGTCACCGAAGTAGGGAAAGGGAGTGGTATAAAAAACCATACGGAAGAAGGAGCAGAGATAGGGATAGAGAAAGAGATAGAGATAGGGAAAGGGATAGAGAAAGAGATAGAGAAAGAGATAGAGATAGGGAAAGAGACAGAGAAAGGGAAAGAGATAGAGACAGAGATAGAGACAGAGAAAGAGATAGAAATAGAGAAAGAGACAGAGATAGAGAAAGAGATAGAGAAAGAGATAGAAATAGAGAAAGAGACCGAGATAGGGACAGAGATAGAGATAGAGATAGAGACCGAGATAGGGACAGAGATAGAGATAGAGATAGAGACCGAGATAGGGACagagaaaaagaaagaaaaagagataaagataaagataaagaaaatgataaaagtAAAGATGCTGatcaaaaaaaacataaattagATACAGAAGAGTTAAGggttgaaaagaaaaagaaaatataaaaaaaaaaaaaatttttttttaatatattgatatatatatttacatattgaatgatataattaaataaacatatattttttattttaaattattaaagtttaaataaacatatttggCATAATATATGCTCCTAATTTTTTTGCacaatcataaaaaaaaaaaaaaaaaatacatacatatataaatatataaaaatatatatatatatatatatatatatatatatatatatatatatatatatatatatattttgttatacgtgtttaataaaaaaaagcacAGGgtgtattaattatataataaatgttatattcacttaaaaaaaaaaaaaaaaaaaaaatacatatatatatatatatatatattttattggttatatcatataatttcccttttttttttttgtttgttttttattttttattttttatttttttttaatcaagCTCCACTTAGTAAACtccttataatattttcttttgctGAAGATATGGCTTGATTTAAGGGTGTATGTTGCTCCTGTATGTCGctttcattcatatataatctattaataataacactAGCACTCGTTTCCATAATAATCCCACTATCAGCAATTTCatctaatattaaataaacagaatctaatttatctattaattgtttttttcctatatgattatttgttatattatttaatgctTGATGTACTGTTTCtataatttcata is a window from the Plasmodium falciparum 3D7 genome assembly, chromosome: 4 genome containing:
- a CDS encoding CDK-related kinase 3 yields the protein MNVKDVDTLLDIFRGGPGVHTCSGIENYFLENNTLDVDIKKEFIKRLENPTFLSKFCMLKRKFVYNFFLVKKEIVKKRLWTYIENIIDKLNDDDIIKVHKYLEKESGNVIHTFLNNLYLYKDMENKRRRRKNIKRKKKEKKKRNNHDIYNNCNINSNKLDCNLPYNLNLENIFWKQINLKNYKKKYFYHINKNINSLWKVYLSYNLLNINKCERKDLIKNILHTLLKKEYEQLSCFEWDSKVVLYKLLKNQDLKKCSLENYTEDDVTSNPSNDFDNTVDIDLNMKENVQNKDKVHVGDKIGSIPEGDNICLQTDDQTYNHNNNNIMLKKKKKSSENHILINSNNVLLNYNKNSELLDDCFKLCNNNNNNVHIYDKSNVSYTNLNDLKNGYYKDTDIIYDLLLKSIKGEIKLKVKNFVKVHQVGQGAYGDVWMAEDIINNQRVALKKLKLNEEKDGFAKTYIREISILNSLKHENIVELIGVVHSILPVNFNNQNMINQSPQNSHPIHINHNNIFHNKFFDQNNYKDFLITEKNYFGNKKNRRTLNEDMLSVVDISSNEDMLSVVDISSNEDMLSVVDISSNEDMLSVVDISSNEDMLSVVDISSNVDISPNQDISPNQDISPNDCYTLNNLLNHNQVDPSTSLSISSYEDTTSSNSSHSNCSSSSVSSFMSYDKNKEKKSCIWMVFEYVPFDLSGYSELLREERNEKERYKYANLFSIGEIKNIFIQLLKALDYCHKNNIIHRDIKIANLLIDNNGILKLADFGLARFHSDINASNMTNRVITLWYRPPELLLGSENYMASVDMWSCGCVLAELLTSNPLFSAENETDILKIIVNKLGFPNERDIKYLRNLPCWNLLKLNPIHPNNIHHNINHNKKIETETSIRNIPGVGDLGLDLIKKFLKWNPYERITASDALNHPWFKTQPLSEKIHQRNNIKAAHSFMTKNYKKRDLPKNTYSKINENFRFINVGNYRKAYLRSKYNDHLLYLNSLSSKRDVLKEQPLQQIDKKTEEDKETKTETTNMEQKDKKHKELVNIKKEDEPGETKKCKVESVTDYSDRENLKPTFDNDIKKNEHKLNSNKSDIDKTRKSATISRDGSLRRNERKTIAVIKYYDHKMKEYNHNRSPSHAKKYNNEKREKEKKIEGIDNRRESNNYFRRSREGIDDRRRYSTICKTGYNNADVYRDRISHRSREREWYKKPYGRRSRDRDRERDRDRERDRERDRERDRDRERDRERERDRDRDRDRERDRNRERDRDRERDRERDRNRERDRDRDRDRDRDRDRDRDRDRDRDRDRDRDREKERKRDKDKDKENDKSKDADQKKHKLDTEELRVEKKKKI